A window of Plutella xylostella chromosome 19, ilPluXylo3.1, whole genome shotgun sequence contains these coding sequences:
- the LOC119690625 gene encoding NADH dehydrogenase [ubiquinone] iron-sulfur protein 4, mitochondrial → MYKVIAARTASLSKNALSRSLPAFSTCSANFQVDPTSRKEAPRIDNDKALLKPSETINQAAMEGKITVPKKVDLTPITGVPEEHVKTRRVRIYKPPKNAMQSGTSNIQHWEMEFDTRQRWENPLMGWTSTGDPLSNMKIHFSSPEDAIQHCEKNGWSWYLDTPKIEKVVRPKNYGVNFAWNRRTRVSTK, encoded by the exons ATGTATAAAGTAATCGCTGCTCGAACGGCCAGTCTATCAAAAAACGCGCTTTCTAG GTCCCTGCCAGCGTTTTCAACATGCAGTGCAAATTTCCAAGTGGACCCAACAAGCCGTAAAGAGGCTCCGAGAATTGATAATGACAAAGCTTTGCTTAAACCCAGTGAGACCATCAACCAGGCTGCTATGGAAGGAAAAATTACCGTGCCTAAAAAG GTGGACCTGACCCCTATCACGGGTGTGCCCGAGGAGCACGTGAAGACCAGGAGGGTCCGCATATACAAGCCGCCCAAGAACGCCATGCAGAGCGGCACCAGCAACATCCAGCACTGGGAGATGGAGTTCGACACCCGCCAACGCTGGGAGAACCCTCTCATGGGCTGGACCTCCACCGGGGACCCTCTGTCCAACATGAAGATCCACTTCTCCTCCCCCGAGGACGCCATCCAGCACTGCGAGAAGAACGGCTGGTCCTGGTACCTCGACACTCCAAAGATAGAGAAAGTTGTCAGGCCCAAGAACTACGGAGTCAACTTTGCCTGGAACCGCCGCACCAGGGTCTCCACCAAGTGA
- the LOC119691140 gene encoding tetraspanin-18, whose amino-acid sequence MHTICLPRSCLSICNLIICSGGLFVAVACVWCAFNTDLVKTVNYGVLKTPVNVFADFINLKLGSFSITYLILPICLLASCTSCCGLLGSCCRLKCAIKSYMCLVTLLFAVTFHTFFLTVLYSIYYDDKEFQVSLQSSFKTHYGKQDDLGTYFWNHVMVAYECCGVVDYEDFIKTPWHRDNANASFPLQCCFLQNKSSLQPVYVECPYGEHSKIYSHRNGCFQVLHDHFVSKSVLIAFMVLLYLLIYFCIIIFSYTLVKGRPLIRRSSANRIARLKKEALERVASSISTTSLQNMLFEDSEPPQKMVRLMSSMQPNLRYEYPANFNMPQDAFNRASMYNFQNLSGVPANANSEAQN is encoded by the coding sequence ATGCACACTATTTGCCTACCGAGATCGTGTTTGTCTATCTGTAACCTGATCATCTGCAGTGGGGGCTTATTCGTTGCCGTTGCTTGTGTGTGGTGCGCCTTCAACACAGACCTCGTCAAAACGGTCAACTATGGAGTCCTCAAAACACCAGTCAACGTATTCGCCGATTTCATCAACCTAAAGCTCGGGAGTTTTTCAATAACTTACTTGATTCTTCCAATATGTCTACTGGCTTCATGTACTTCATGCTGTGGACTTTTAGGCTCTTGCTGCAGACTTAAATGCGCCATAAAGTCCTATATGTGCCTCGTCACTTTACTATTCGCTGTGACATTCCACACTTTCTTCCTAACAGTGCTATACAGCAtttattatgacgacaaagaGTTTCAAGTCTCCCTCCAGAGTTCGTTCAAAACCCACTACGGGAAGCAAGATGATTTAGGGACGTATTTCTGGAACCATGTCATGGTGGCTTACGAATGTTGTGGAGTGGTGGACTATGAGGATTTTATCAAAACTCCGTGGCATAGAGACAATGCCAACGCATCTTTTCCACTACAATGCTGCTTCCTTCAAAATAAATCGAGCTTACAACCAGTTTATGTAGAATGTCCGTACGGAGAACATTCGAAGATATATTCGCACAGAAACGGCTGTTTCCAGGTTTTACACGACCATTTTGTAAGCAAAAGCGTTCTGATAGCATTCATGGTGTTGCTATACTTGCTGATTTACttctgtataattattttctccTATACGTTGGTCAAAGGGCGTCCATTGATACGAAGGTCGTCGGCCAATCGGATCGCAAGGCTGAAGAAGGAAGCCTTAGAAAGGGTGGCCTCTAGCATTTCCACTACCTCGTTACAAAACATGCTGTTTGAAGACAGTGAACCTCCTCAGAAGATGGTCAGACTGATGTCCTCTATGCAACCAAATCTCCGGTACGAATACCCGGCTAATTTCAATATGCCACAAGATGCATTCAACCGCGCCAGCATGTACAACTTTCAGAATTTGTCTGGTGTGCCAGCAAACGCAAATAGTGAGGCGCAGAATTAG